A genomic window from Agrobacterium tumefaciens includes:
- a CDS encoding GNAT family N-acetyltransferase, with protein sequence MSDSFLYTSVKDPLAAPLLEELLFEYDSRYGTYFSAEGARAEMNKYPPEAFSPPSGNFLLLLRGGKAIAGGAFMRYDEESAEFKRVWTHSAYRRQGLAKIVLQELEQQAIRQGYARAYLTTGFRQPEAVGLYLTNGYRALFDTTADPETIKTLPFEKWLSDAASASGAEGTPIPAARPQSSPAHP encoded by the coding sequence ATGAGCGACAGTTTTCTCTACACATCGGTCAAGGATCCGCTCGCAGCCCCGCTTCTGGAGGAGCTGCTGTTCGAATATGACAGCCGCTACGGCACATATTTCAGTGCGGAAGGCGCCAGGGCGGAAATGAACAAATATCCGCCGGAGGCCTTCAGCCCACCGTCGGGCAACTTCCTGTTGTTGCTGCGCGGCGGCAAGGCGATCGCCGGCGGTGCCTTCATGCGCTACGACGAAGAGAGCGCCGAGTTCAAGCGGGTCTGGACCCACTCGGCCTACCGCCGGCAAGGGCTTGCGAAGATAGTGCTTCAGGAGTTGGAGCAGCAGGCGATCCGGCAGGGTTATGCCCGCGCCTATCTGACAACGGGCTTCCGTCAGCCGGAAGCGGTGGGCCTTTATCTGACCAACGGCTATCGCGCTTTGTTCGACACAACTGCCGATCCCGAGACGATCAAGACGCTGCCTTTCGAAAAATGGCTTTCCGATGCCGCCTCCGCCTCTGGCGCGGAGGGTACGCCGATACCGGCCGCCCGGCCGCAATCTTCCCCGGCCCACCCGTGA
- a CDS encoding amidohydrolase, with product MNIRIDGARPQDDAERGILAFIEESIAIRHDLHRHPELSLGEKRTAALVARYLLSFGYEVTECVGGHGVVATLKRGHGDKRLGIRADIDALPIVEETGLAYASQTQGVMHACGHDGHTTILLAAARYLAETSSFSGTLTLIFQPAEEIGAGARAMIKDRLFERFPVDAVFGLHNWPGVETGQFGFVEGPAMASVDKAKVRIIGKGGHGAAPHETVDPVLASASFVTALQSIVSRNVDPREMAVLTVGSIHGGTASNVIPESVELQITARAFSPAVRDRLEERLPALAKAQAESFGATADVAYSRGFPPVINHVRQTVFARDVAKRHFPAEQVAEGFQPRTASEDFAFMLLERPGSYLFVGNGESAPLHSPHYDFNDAIIAPAARFWVRLAEAYLS from the coding sequence ATGAATATCCGCATTGACGGCGCGCGTCCCCAGGACGACGCCGAACGGGGAATCCTTGCCTTTATCGAGGAGAGCATCGCCATCCGGCATGATCTCCACCGGCATCCGGAGCTTTCGCTGGGGGAAAAACGCACGGCGGCGCTTGTTGCCCGGTATCTCCTGTCTTTCGGATATGAGGTGACGGAGTGCGTTGGCGGCCATGGCGTCGTCGCCACCCTGAAACGCGGTCACGGTGACAAACGTCTGGGCATTCGCGCCGATATCGACGCCCTGCCCATCGTCGAGGAGACCGGCCTTGCCTATGCCAGCCAGACGCAGGGTGTGATGCATGCCTGCGGTCATGACGGCCACACGACGATCCTGCTCGCCGCCGCCCGTTACCTTGCCGAAACATCGAGTTTTTCCGGTACGCTGACGCTGATTTTCCAGCCCGCCGAGGAAATCGGTGCAGGCGCGAGGGCGATGATAAAGGACCGGCTGTTCGAGCGGTTTCCCGTCGATGCTGTGTTCGGGTTGCACAATTGGCCGGGTGTCGAAACCGGACAATTCGGCTTCGTCGAAGGGCCCGCCATGGCCTCCGTGGACAAGGCAAAGGTGCGCATCATCGGCAAGGGCGGGCACGGGGCGGCGCCGCATGAAACGGTCGATCCGGTCCTCGCCTCGGCAAGTTTTGTCACTGCCTTGCAGAGCATCGTCTCGCGCAATGTCGATCCGCGTGAAATGGCAGTACTGACGGTGGGCTCCATTCATGGCGGCACGGCCTCCAATGTCATTCCCGAGAGTGTGGAACTCCAGATCACCGCCCGGGCCTTTTCGCCGGCCGTTCGCGACCGGCTGGAGGAGCGGCTTCCCGCCCTTGCGAAAGCGCAGGCCGAAAGTTTCGGCGCAACCGCCGATGTCGCCTATTCCCGTGGCTTCCCGCCCGTCATCAACCATGTCAGGCAGACGGTTTTCGCCCGCGATGTCGCCAAGCGGCATTTCCCCGCCGAACAGGTTGCCGAAGGCTTTCAGCCGCGAACGGCGAGCGAAGATTTCGCCTTTATGCTGCTTGAGCGGCCAGGTTCCTATCTCTTCGTCGGCAATGGCGAAAGCGCGCCGCTGCACAGCCCCCACTACGATTTCAACGATGCCATCATCGCGCCTGCGGCGCGCTTCTGGGTGCGTCTGGCGGAAGCGTATCTCTCCTGA
- a CDS encoding LLM class flavin-dependent oxidoreductase, translated as MTKKTVRFGIMLQGPGGHMNAWRHPKSPVNASVNFDFFRKTALKAEAAGIAFAFVADGLYINDKSIPHFLNRFEPLTVLSALASVTSKIGLAGTVSTSYSDPFTIARQFASLDLLSGGRAGWNAVTTPLEGTAKNYSRNHPEHALRYEIADEYLEVIKGLWDSWDDDAFVRNRDTGQFFDRQKLHTLGHKGRFFQVEGPLNIQRSPQGQPVVFQAGSSDAGIGLAGKHADAVFTNSASLEENQTFLKRVKQSAVAQGRSASDVKIFPGIGPIVGETQEEAEAKYDIIRNLITIEDALAYLGRFFDHHDFSVYPLDEPFPELGDIGKNSFRSTTDRIKRRAKEKNQTLREAALEAATPREGFIGTPDKVADEIIRWVEHDAADGFILGFPVIAEGLDDFIRLVIPVLQRRGYFEPHLEGATLREHLGLPFKESIYSRAESGPDKAIA; from the coding sequence ATGACGAAAAAGACAGTCCGTTTCGGCATCATGCTCCAGGGCCCGGGCGGGCATATGAACGCCTGGCGGCACCCGAAAAGCCCGGTCAATGCCAGCGTCAACTTCGATTTTTTCAGGAAAACAGCGCTGAAGGCGGAAGCAGCCGGTATTGCCTTCGCCTTCGTGGCCGACGGGCTTTATATCAATGACAAGTCCATCCCGCATTTCCTCAATCGGTTCGAGCCTTTGACCGTCCTTTCGGCGCTGGCTTCCGTCACGTCGAAGATCGGCCTCGCTGGCACGGTTTCAACCTCCTACAGCGACCCTTTCACCATCGCGCGCCAGTTTGCCTCGCTCGATCTTCTGAGCGGCGGCAGGGCCGGCTGGAATGCCGTGACGACGCCGCTCGAAGGCACGGCGAAAAACTACAGCCGCAACCATCCCGAACATGCCCTGCGCTACGAGATCGCCGATGAATATCTGGAGGTGATCAAGGGGCTGTGGGACAGCTGGGACGACGATGCCTTCGTGCGCAACCGTGATACGGGGCAATTTTTCGACCGGCAAAAACTCCACACGCTCGGCCACAAGGGCCGTTTCTTCCAGGTGGAAGGCCCGCTGAACATCCAGCGTTCGCCGCAGGGCCAACCGGTGGTATTCCAGGCCGGTTCTTCCGATGCCGGTATCGGCCTTGCGGGCAAACATGCCGATGCCGTCTTCACCAATTCCGCCTCGCTCGAGGAAAACCAGACATTCCTGAAACGTGTGAAGCAGAGCGCTGTCGCGCAGGGCCGGTCCGCTTCCGACGTGAAGATTTTCCCCGGCATCGGACCCATTGTCGGTGAAACGCAGGAGGAAGCGGAAGCGAAATACGACATCATCCGCAACCTCATCACCATCGAGGATGCGCTTGCCTATCTCGGCCGCTTCTTCGACCATCACGATTTCAGCGTCTATCCGCTGGATGAGCCTTTCCCCGAACTCGGAGATATCGGCAAGAACAGCTTCCGTTCGACGACCGACCGCATCAAGCGCCGTGCGAAGGAAAAGAACCAGACGCTGCGCGAGGCGGCACTGGAAGCCGCAACCCCGCGTGAAGGCTTCATCGGAACCCCGGACAAGGTGGCGGACGAGATCATCCGCTGGGTGGAGCACGATGCGGCCGATGGTTTCATTCTGGGCTTCCCGGTCATTGCCGAAGGGCTGGACGATTTCATCCGCCTCGTCATTCCGGTGCTTCAGCGTCGTGGTTATTTCGAACCGCATCTGGAAGGCGCAACGCTGCGTGAGCACCTAGGCCTGCCTTTCAAGGAAAGCATCTATTCCCGCGCCGAAAGCGGCCCCGACAAGGCTATCGCATGA
- a CDS encoding LLM class flavin-dependent oxidoreductase — MYTLSLLDKSPVPTGENAASAFRDTINLARRAEELGYRRFWVAEHHNSPELAGSAPEALVAWILAKTSRIRVGSGGVMLQHYSPYKVAEVFNVLSSLAPGRVDLGIGKTPGGLPLATSALQQAYDPARKPDFETALSELTTFLSGAAPQGHTQAGLQATPVPPVAVDRFLLGASPESARLAASRGWNFVFAGHLNGDPEVLRSSLSAFREESGGKAPILALSVFTASDPDHAAKQVEGQRIYRVFLSDGKAFNLGRREQAEEFARQSGDTDYRIEERKPNVLHGGPEDIHKALRALSDEHGIEEFIIEPPHVGADQRLASIELLATHRLSRAA; from the coding sequence ATGTATACGCTCAGTTTGCTGGACAAGAGCCCGGTTCCGACGGGTGAGAACGCGGCAAGCGCGTTCCGCGACACGATCAATCTCGCCAGACGCGCCGAAGAACTGGGTTACCGCCGTTTCTGGGTCGCCGAACATCACAATTCGCCGGAGCTTGCCGGTTCGGCGCCTGAGGCGCTGGTTGCGTGGATTCTGGCGAAGACCTCCCGTATCCGCGTCGGCTCGGGAGGCGTGATGCTGCAGCATTACAGCCCATACAAGGTCGCTGAAGTTTTCAACGTGCTGTCTTCTCTGGCGCCCGGCCGGGTCGATCTCGGTATCGGCAAGACGCCGGGCGGACTGCCGCTTGCGACGTCCGCCTTGCAGCAAGCCTATGACCCCGCCCGCAAGCCGGATTTCGAAACGGCACTCAGTGAACTCACCACGTTCCTCTCGGGCGCTGCACCGCAGGGTCATACGCAGGCCGGGTTGCAGGCGACACCGGTGCCGCCGGTTGCGGTGGACAGATTTCTGCTCGGCGCCAGCCCTGAAAGCGCAAGGCTTGCGGCGTCCAGAGGATGGAATTTTGTCTTTGCCGGTCATCTCAATGGTGATCCGGAGGTTCTTCGCAGCAGCCTCTCGGCTTTCCGCGAGGAAAGCGGCGGGAAAGCGCCGATCCTTGCCCTCTCGGTCTTTACCGCCAGCGATCCGGACCATGCGGCAAAACAGGTTGAGGGGCAGCGCATCTACCGTGTGTTCCTCAGTGACGGCAAGGCGTTCAATCTTGGCCGCCGTGAGCAGGCCGAAGAATTTGCCCGCCAGTCCGGCGATACCGATTATCGCATCGAGGAGCGCAAGCCCAACGTCCTGCATGGCGGGCCGGAGGATATTCACAAGGCGCTGCGCGCGCTTTCCGATGAGCACGGTATCGAGGAATTCATCATTGAACCGCCGCATGTCGGAGCCGATCAGCGGCTTGCCTCGATCGAATTGCTGGCCACACACCGCCTTTCCAGGGCGGCGTGA
- a CDS encoding Rrf2 family transcriptional regulator → MLTKKGKYGLKALVDLARLPQGETAFVTEIATRNNIPKKFLDTILLELRNSGILRSKKGPNGGYSLSKMPSEIMIGQVIRTLDGPLAPIRCASRTAFEACDDCDDPETCQVRVSMTDVRDAIATILDNMTLAQFVAKDGQDARSIPAGE, encoded by the coding sequence ATGCTGACCAAAAAAGGCAAATATGGGTTGAAGGCTCTTGTCGATCTGGCGCGGTTGCCCCAGGGCGAGACCGCCTTCGTGACCGAGATTGCGACCCGTAACAATATTCCGAAAAAATTTCTGGATACGATCCTTCTCGAGCTGCGCAACAGCGGCATCCTGCGCTCCAAGAAGGGACCGAATGGCGGCTATTCGCTCTCGAAAATGCCATCGGAAATCATGATCGGCCAGGTCATCCGCACGCTCGATGGGCCGCTGGCCCCCATTCGCTGTGCCAGCCGCACCGCATTTGAAGCCTGCGACGACTGTGACGATCCCGAGACCTGTCAGGTCAGGGTTTCGATGACGGACGTGCGCGACGCCATCGCAACAATCCTGGACAATATGACGCTCGCACAATTCGTCGCCAAGGACGGCCAGGACGCGCGGTCCATTCCTGCGGGCGAATAG
- a CDS encoding acyl-CoA dehydrogenase gives MGSVTPLGERIRFVPPRLGADGDVLTVARMIAEKCAVESPGQIHARIARSGLLALSVPNELGGADITNDVLSQALSIISAADAAAAHDLVEHFTALEFIRNAGSEEQRKALFARLDLGETFALASSDAGVDQAVLVTGDDYALRLPDDAMRSVTADADWIVVPAVNAAGQTLLVVLRNRPNTSWDGLLRADQVAFLAQGAGNLAASVSTLLKAAVALGEKQRELSALLIDRLADEGETRPVIGEVFLAIELLKAQISRLAANIDAAQVGAENVTFRSVRNNAITLEILMARLGLIDGVSESGLIASLGDDLRRQ, from the coding sequence ATGGGATCCGTCACGCCACTCGGCGAAAGAATTCGTTTCGTGCCCCCGCGTCTCGGCGCGGATGGCGATGTCCTGACCGTCGCCCGTATGATCGCTGAAAAATGCGCCGTGGAAAGTCCAGGGCAAATCCATGCGCGGATCGCCCGTTCCGGTCTCCTCGCCCTCTCCGTTCCGAATGAGTTGGGTGGGGCGGATATAACCAATGACGTTCTTTCGCAGGCGCTTTCGATTATTTCGGCGGCCGATGCGGCAGCGGCGCATGATCTCGTCGAACATTTCACCGCGCTTGAATTCATCCGGAATGCGGGAAGCGAAGAGCAGCGCAAGGCTCTTTTTGCCCGCCTCGATCTTGGTGAGACATTTGCGCTTGCATCGTCCGACGCCGGTGTGGATCAGGCAGTGCTGGTGACTGGTGATGACTATGCCTTGCGGCTTCCTGATGATGCCATGCGATCGGTCACTGCCGATGCGGACTGGATCGTCGTTCCGGCCGTCAATGCAGCCGGGCAGACGCTGCTCGTCGTTTTGCGCAATCGGCCCAATACATCATGGGACGGCCTGCTGCGCGCCGATCAGGTGGCGTTCCTTGCCCAGGGGGCTGGAAATCTGGCCGCCTCCGTTTCCACTCTCTTGAAGGCGGCCGTGGCACTGGGTGAAAAGCAGCGCGAGCTTTCCGCACTCCTGATCGACAGGCTGGCCGACGAAGGCGAAACACGGCCAGTCATTGGCGAAGTCTTTCTCGCCATTGAACTGCTGAAAGCGCAAATCTCTCGGCTGGCGGCCAATATCGATGCGGCGCAGGTGGGTGCGGAAAATGTCACCTTTCGCTCGGTCAGGAACAATGCCATCACGCTGGAAATCCTGATGGCGCGCCTCGGCCTTATCGATGGCGTAAGCGAATCCGGGCTGATTGCGTCTTTGGGGGACGATCTGCGCCGGCAATAG
- a CDS encoding flavin reductase — protein MTLQYAAKDQQFINLRDPVSGKAPDADSLKAALRTLGGGVSVITAGEGDARTGATVTSATALSVDPPRILVALNRSSSTWPVVERFGHFAVNIIGPNHQFVANQFAGIGGLKGEERYRGAEWTRLASGAPILEDAVAAIDCTIEEAIERHSHVIVIGKVEAIRLGSGHSLVYQNGRYHSLD, from the coding sequence ATGACATTGCAATATGCGGCCAAGGATCAACAATTCATCAATCTCCGCGATCCCGTTTCCGGCAAGGCGCCGGATGCCGACAGCCTGAAGGCGGCGCTCAGAACGCTGGGCGGCGGCGTCAGCGTCATCACGGCAGGCGAGGGTGATGCGCGCACAGGCGCCACGGTGACATCCGCCACCGCCCTGTCGGTCGATCCGCCGAGAATTCTGGTTGCGCTCAACCGCTCCTCGTCCACATGGCCCGTGGTGGAGCGTTTCGGTCATTTCGCGGTGAATATTATCGGCCCGAACCATCAGTTCGTCGCCAATCAGTTTGCGGGCATCGGCGGCCTGAAAGGGGAAGAGCGTTATCGCGGCGCGGAATGGACCCGTCTGGCGAGTGGCGCGCCCATTCTCGAGGATGCCGTTGCCGCAATCGACTGCACCATCGAGGAGGCAATCGAGCGGCACAGCCACGTCATCGTCATCGGCAAGGTCGAGGCAATCCGCCTCGGCTCTGGGCACTCGCTGGTCTATCAAAACGGCAGGTATCATTCGCTGGACTGA
- the ssuD gene encoding FMNH2-dependent alkanesulfonate monooxygenase, translated as MSKAEKPLDFLWFIPTSGDGSYLGSDDLSRPADPGYFREIAQAADRLGYSGVLIPTGVACEESFILAANLAAYTERLKFLVAIRPGVASPAYYARLASTLDRVSHGRLLLNIVVGGSAQELAGDGIFLPHDERYDHADEFFQVFNSLIETGKGDLDGKYIKAQGAKLGLPPVQEPRPPLYFGGSSDAGIDFSAGITDKYLTWGEPPAQVAEKIAKVRAAAAKKGREVTFGIRLHFIVRETDEEAWADAEKLISKLSDETIASAQEAFSKASDSVGQARMQALHNGRRDRLEVSPNLWAGIGLVRSGAGTALVGSPKTVAARLREYQALGIDTVIASGYPHLEEAYRISELLFPEIGLDGPRNQIRSSFGSKQVFGGGGHGGNVKLVSGS; from the coding sequence ATGAGCAAAGCTGAAAAACCACTCGATTTCCTGTGGTTCATACCGACCTCAGGCGATGGCAGTTATCTGGGATCCGACGATCTGTCACGTCCGGCAGATCCCGGCTATTTTCGCGAGATAGCGCAGGCTGCGGATCGTCTGGGTTACTCCGGCGTGCTTATTCCGACCGGCGTCGCCTGCGAAGAATCCTTCATCCTTGCTGCCAATCTCGCAGCCTATACCGAGAGGCTGAAATTCCTCGTCGCCATCCGTCCGGGCGTCGCCTCGCCGGCTTATTATGCGCGCTTGGCCTCCACGCTCGACCGTGTTTCCCATGGGCGGCTGCTTCTCAACATCGTGGTTGGCGGCAGCGCGCAGGAACTGGCCGGTGACGGCATCTTCCTGCCGCATGACGAGCGTTACGATCACGCCGACGAATTCTTCCAGGTCTTCAATTCGCTGATCGAAACCGGCAAGGGGGATCTCGACGGCAAATACATCAAGGCGCAGGGCGCGAAGCTAGGCCTGCCGCCGGTGCAGGAACCGCGTCCGCCGCTTTACTTCGGCGGCTCTTCCGATGCCGGTATCGATTTCTCGGCGGGTATCACCGACAAATATCTGACCTGGGGCGAGCCGCCCGCACAGGTGGCGGAAAAAATCGCCAAGGTTCGCGCCGCCGCTGCGAAAAAGGGGCGGGAGGTAACCTTCGGCATTCGCCTGCATTTCATCGTGCGCGAAACCGACGAGGAAGCCTGGGCCGATGCCGAAAAGCTGATTTCAAAGCTTTCCGACGAAACAATCGCTTCGGCGCAGGAGGCCTTTTCCAAGGCGTCGGATTCCGTTGGGCAGGCCAGAATGCAGGCGCTGCACAATGGCCGTCGTGACAGGCTGGAAGTCTCCCCAAATTTGTGGGCGGGCATCGGTCTCGTCCGTTCGGGTGCGGGCACGGCGTTGGTCGGTTCGCCGAAGACCGTCGCGGCACGGCTGCGGGAATATCAGGCTCTGGGCATCGATACCGTCATCGCCTCGGGCTATCCGCATCTGGAGGAAGCCTATCGCATATCCGAACTGCTGTTCCCGGAAATCGGGCTTGATGGTCCGCGCAACCAGATCCGCTCCTCCTTCGGTTCGAAACAGGTTTTCGGTGGTGGTGGCCACGGCGGCAACGTCAAGCTGGTGTCCGGGTCCTGA
- a CDS encoding YeeE/YedE family protein, protein MRSIILRLAALAILSALAVAAYRLGAFENGRQLAFSLLAGAAFGIVMQRGRFCFLCNFRDFIDNKRSDGVVSILVALLAGVVFYQIVTMAWMPVPQPGRLPPNAHIGPVGWILAAASTVFGVGAALSGSCLSGHFYRLGEGAFGSVLVIVGAGFGFLLAFLSWNFLYTLSIFDDLPVWLPHHLGYGPALLIACVLLAVLIFIVLFFDKTPPAPSATIPASRLHQALRSVFVERWPPVVTGVLVAAISAFSYFRVAPLGVTAELGSLVRTAGASAGWVPETLAGLDTVRGCISAVKTTILSPNGVFVGGLIIASFASALSAGKFQPSWPSAGGLATRFAGGVLMGWGGMTALGCTIGVLLSGIHAGALSGWVFLFFCGFGAFAGLLFKRRFAWP, encoded by the coding sequence ATGCGTTCGATCATACTCCGCCTCGCGGCACTTGCCATTTTGTCCGCACTGGCCGTCGCGGCCTATCGGCTCGGGGCGTTTGAAAATGGCAGGCAGCTTGCGTTCTCGCTTCTGGCCGGTGCCGCTTTCGGCATTGTGATGCAGCGCGGGCGCTTCTGCTTTCTCTGCAATTTTCGCGATTTCATCGACAACAAGCGCTCGGACGGTGTTGTTTCAATCCTTGTCGCGCTTCTGGCCGGCGTGGTGTTCTACCAGATCGTCACCATGGCCTGGATGCCGGTTCCGCAACCCGGACGCCTGCCGCCAAATGCACATATTGGTCCGGTTGGCTGGATTTTGGCAGCTGCGTCGACTGTCTTTGGCGTGGGCGCGGCACTGTCCGGTTCCTGTCTGTCTGGACATTTTTACCGGCTGGGCGAGGGGGCTTTCGGGTCGGTGCTTGTCATAGTCGGCGCCGGCTTCGGTTTTCTGCTGGCATTTCTCAGCTGGAATTTCCTCTACACGCTGAGCATTTTCGACGATCTTCCCGTCTGGTTACCGCACCATCTGGGATATGGCCCGGCGCTGCTGATCGCCTGTGTTCTGTTGGCTGTCCTGATCTTCATCGTTCTTTTTTTCGATAAGACACCTCCCGCTCCTTCAGCCACGATCCCGGCAAGCCGGCTGCATCAGGCGCTTCGAAGCGTTTTCGTCGAACGCTGGCCACCCGTCGTAACCGGGGTGCTTGTCGCGGCCATCAGCGCCTTTTCCTATTTCCGCGTGGCACCTCTTGGCGTGACGGCCGAACTTGGCAGTCTTGTCAGAACGGCCGGGGCTTCGGCAGGCTGGGTGCCGGAAACGCTTGCAGGTCTTGATACGGTCAGGGGATGCATCAGCGCCGTCAAAACGACGATCCTGTCGCCAAACGGTGTCTTCGTCGGCGGATTGATTATTGCGAGTTTTGCATCCGCCCTTTCTGCCGGAAAATTCCAGCCATCCTGGCCTTCAGCCGGTGGTTTGGCGACACGTTTTGCCGGTGGCGTATTGATGGGATGGGGTGGCATGACAGCACTTGGCTGCACCATCGGTGTCCTGTTGTCGGGCATCCATGCGGGTGCGCTGTCGGGCTGGGTGTTCCTGTTTTTTTGCGGTTTCGGCGCCTTTGCCGGGCTCCTTTTCAAGCGCCGTTTTGCCTGGCCGTAA
- a CDS encoding sulfurtransferase: protein MSRIKLAMSALGGLLLSTVSLATAGASDALVTADWLKENLDNPKVRVFEVSVDTGVYERGHIPGAVNLNWHTDLVDRERRDIAARENFQSLLQKAGVGDDTTIVLYGDNNNWFAAWGAWIFETYGLGDRVKLLDGGRKLWEAQGLPLDTSAPATAETKLKLGEPDTSVRARFIDVVAVAEGKHNIKLVDIRSADEYSGKIFAPDGVKELSVRAGHIPGAVNVPWGTIVNKDGTFKSADEIKAIYAEKGIDGSAPVITYCRIGERSSHTWFALKKILGYDVRNYDGSWTEYGNAVGVPISNPTGTVWTGK from the coding sequence ATGTCCAGGATCAAGCTTGCAATGTCGGCACTCGGCGGATTGTTGTTGTCGACGGTATCGTTGGCCACGGCCGGGGCTTCGGACGCGCTGGTTACGGCGGACTGGCTGAAGGAAAATCTCGATAATCCGAAGGTGCGGGTCTTTGAGGTAAGCGTCGACACCGGCGTCTACGAGCGCGGGCATATTCCCGGTGCGGTGAACCTCAACTGGCACACGGATCTCGTCGACAGGGAGCGGCGCGATATCGCCGCGCGGGAAAATTTCCAGTCCCTGTTGCAGAAGGCCGGTGTGGGTGACGATACCACCATTGTTCTTTATGGCGACAACAACAACTGGTTTGCCGCCTGGGGCGCGTGGATTTTCGAGACTTATGGCCTGGGCGACCGGGTGAAGCTTCTCGATGGTGGCCGCAAACTCTGGGAAGCCCAGGGCCTGCCTTTGGACACATCCGCGCCGGCAACGGCTGAAACGAAGCTGAAGCTGGGCGAACCGGACACATCGGTCCGGGCGCGGTTCATCGATGTGGTGGCGGTGGCCGAGGGCAAGCACAATATCAAGCTGGTGGATATTCGCTCGGCGGATGAATATTCGGGCAAGATTTTCGCCCCCGATGGCGTCAAGGAGCTGTCCGTCCGCGCTGGCCATATTCCCGGTGCTGTCAATGTTCCATGGGGTACCATCGTCAACAAGGACGGAACCTTCAAATCGGCAGACGAGATCAAGGCGATTTACGCCGAAAAGGGTATCGACGGTTCGGCGCCCGTTATCACCTATTGCCGTATCGGCGAACGCTCCAGCCACACCTGGTTCGCGCTGAAGAAGATACTTGGCTACGACGTCCGCAACTATGACGGCTCCTGGACCGAATACGGAAATGCGGTCGGCGTTCCGATCAGCAATCCCACCGGCACGGTGTGGACAGGGAAATAA
- a CDS encoding serine hydrolase family protein, which translates to MCTTLIVPGLNGSDEGHWQRHWLLDDPEARLVDQENWECPVLADWLGRLEAALATTESAYIVAHSLGCLLVANMASRPIASRIKGALLVAPAHLDRVEAMHPCIVRFGAFPQAPLAFPSLVVGSMNDPYMSPEELASTAADWGSDLVNLGAVGHINIAAGFGRWPEGYALFERLKTASDISTTRSRKRGLPALHGALLQGDAGAL; encoded by the coding sequence ATGTGTACCACCTTGATTGTCCCTGGTCTCAATGGTTCGGACGAGGGACATTGGCAGAGACATTGGCTGCTGGATGATCCTGAGGCGCGGCTGGTCGATCAGGAGAATTGGGAGTGCCCGGTTCTTGCAGATTGGCTCGGTCGCCTCGAAGCGGCGCTCGCCACAACCGAAAGCGCCTATATTGTCGCTCACAGTCTCGGTTGCCTGCTGGTCGCGAACATGGCGTCGCGACCCATAGCCAGCAGGATCAAGGGTGCGCTTCTGGTGGCACCCGCCCATCTCGACCGGGTGGAGGCAATGCATCCCTGCATCGTCCGCTTCGGCGCATTTCCTCAAGCGCCGCTCGCCTTTCCGAGCCTTGTCGTGGGCAGCATGAACGACCCCTATATGAGCCCGGAAGAGCTGGCCAGCACCGCTGCCGACTGGGGAAGCGATCTCGTCAACCTCGGCGCCGTTGGACACATCAATATTGCTGCCGGTTTCGGCCGGTGGCCTGAGGGCTATGCTCTTTTCGAACGCCTGAAAACGGCGTCCGACATCTCGACAACAAGATCGAGGAAGCGCGGATTGCCTGCCCTGCACGGTGCGCTGCTGCAGGGAGATGCCGGAGCTCTATAG